One segment of Gemmatimonadota bacterium DNA contains the following:
- a CDS encoding glycerophosphodiester phosphodiesterase family protein: MIAHRGDSANVPEDTIESLRAGLALGADGIEFDVRLSQDGHVMVIHDPSVDRTTNGTGEVRAMTREQLQQLDAGYRFTRNDGLTFPWRDRRVRMPTLDFVLECFPHERLILELKTAEASAETLRLLQHHGARDRCLVGSFHEEALAPFRAAGFATGATKADVIRLYQRIWRRIQPRALPYDALMITPRYRSVLPVPVGRFVRMAAACGVPTHVWTIDDPAQAQRLWAMGVHGIMSNNPATILRAAGREPNRDPSPLD; the protein is encoded by the coding sequence GTGATCGCCCATCGCGGCGACTCCGCCAATGTCCCCGAAGACACCATTGAGTCGCTGCGCGCCGGCCTCGCGCTCGGCGCGGACGGCATTGAGTTTGACGTGCGCCTCTCGCAAGACGGCCACGTCATGGTCATTCACGATCCGAGCGTGGATCGCACCACCAATGGCACGGGTGAGGTGCGCGCGATGACGCGCGAGCAGTTGCAGCAGCTCGACGCCGGGTACCGATTCACGCGCAACGACGGGCTCACCTTTCCGTGGCGCGACCGCCGCGTGCGCATGCCGACACTCGACTTTGTACTCGAGTGTTTTCCGCACGAGCGGCTTATTCTCGAGCTCAAAACAGCCGAGGCCTCCGCCGAAACCCTCCGGTTGTTGCAGCACCATGGTGCGCGTGACCGATGCCTCGTGGGGTCGTTCCACGAGGAGGCGCTCGCCCCGTTTCGCGCGGCTGGTTTTGCCACCGGCGCCACGAAGGCCGATGTGATTCGGCTCTATCAGCGGATATGGAGGCGTATCCAGCCGCGTGCGCTTCCCTACGATGCGCTGATGATCACGCCGCGCTATCGCTCGGTCCTTCCCGTTCCTGTGGGACGCTTTGTGCGGATGGCCGCCGCGTGCGGCGTGCCGACCCACGTGTGGACCATTGATGACCCAGCGCAGGCGCAGCGGCTGTGGGCGATGGGCGTGCACGGGATTATGTCCAACAACCCCGCCACCATTTTGCGGGCGGCAGGGCGGGAACCGAACCGGGACCCCAGCCCATTAGATTGA
- a CDS encoding ABC transporter ATP-binding protein yields MTQPGAVPKKKKVNYTNAWAEARELMWKHRVTLSIGLGLMLINRLAGFVLPASSKWLIDKVIGEKRGELLVPLAIGAGLATLVQAASSFGLSQVISVAGQRAITDLRRRVQERVMRLPVSFFDSTQSGILISRVMTDAEGVRNLVGTGIIQLVGGIVTASIALGGLFWLNWKLTTATLCILSLFGGVMAYAFNKLRPIFRERGKIAAEISGRLGQALGGARVVKVYTAEKREEIVFTKGAHRLFRNIAGTITGTSAVTAFSTVIIGGVGVLMITIGGRDILAGHMTLGDFVVYVFLVGLVTFPVVQMAAIGTQMSEALAGLDRIREIMTTPTEDADDANLEPLASADGDIVFDHVWFEYREGIPVLKDVTFVAKEGTTTALVGSSGSGKSTLISLIMAFNRAGKGRILVAGRDLAGVRLRDYRRNLGVVLQDNFLFDGTIADNIAFAKPGATLEDIRAVAVVAHCDEFIDQFPDKFDTIVGERGVKLSGGQRQRIGIARAILADPKILILDEATSSLDSESEQHIRDGLRTLRRGRTTFVIAHRLSTIQSADQIIVLEHGEIVERGTHDQLLANDGRYKQLYDKQYQIERDQFINPGEDFTPEPAKGAGGAAGGTNAL; encoded by the coding sequence GTGACTCAGCCCGGCGCAGTGCCCAAGAAAAAGAAAGTCAACTACACGAACGCGTGGGCCGAGGCTCGCGAGCTCATGTGGAAGCATCGGGTCACGCTCTCGATTGGACTCGGGCTCATGCTCATCAACCGCTTAGCAGGATTTGTGCTGCCGGCGTCGTCCAAGTGGTTGATCGACAAAGTCATTGGCGAAAAACGCGGCGAGTTGCTCGTGCCGCTCGCTATTGGCGCGGGGCTGGCCACGCTGGTGCAGGCGGCCTCCAGCTTTGGGCTGTCACAAGTGATCAGCGTGGCCGGCCAGCGCGCGATTACCGACCTCCGACGCCGCGTGCAAGAGCGCGTGATGCGCTTGCCGGTGAGTTTCTTTGACTCCACGCAAAGCGGCATTCTCATTAGCCGCGTGATGACCGACGCCGAGGGCGTGCGCAATCTCGTGGGCACGGGGATCATTCAGTTGGTGGGCGGCATCGTGACGGCCAGCATCGCACTCGGCGGCCTGTTCTGGCTCAACTGGAAGCTGACCACTGCGACGCTGTGCATTTTGTCGCTGTTCGGCGGCGTGATGGCGTATGCGTTCAACAAGTTGCGCCCGATCTTCCGCGAGCGCGGAAAAATCGCGGCTGAAATTTCCGGTCGCCTCGGCCAGGCGCTCGGTGGTGCTCGCGTGGTGAAGGTGTACACCGCCGAAAAGCGCGAAGAGATTGTGTTCACCAAAGGCGCGCACCGGCTGTTTCGTAACATTGCCGGTACCATTACTGGCACCTCGGCCGTCACCGCCTTTTCGACGGTGATCATCGGCGGCGTGGGCGTGCTCATGATTACGATTGGCGGACGCGACATTCTCGCCGGTCACATGACGCTCGGCGATTTTGTGGTGTACGTGTTCTTGGTGGGGCTCGTCACCTTCCCCGTGGTACAGATGGCCGCAATTGGCACGCAGATGAGCGAGGCCTTAGCCGGGCTCGACCGCATCCGCGAGATTATGACCACGCCAACCGAAGACGCGGACGATGCCAACCTCGAGCCGCTCGCGAGCGCCGACGGCGACATCGTGTTTGATCATGTGTGGTTTGAGTACCGCGAAGGCATTCCGGTGCTCAAGGACGTGACGTTTGTGGCCAAAGAAGGCACGACCACGGCGCTCGTCGGCTCCAGCGGCTCGGGCAAGAGCACGTTGATCTCGCTCATCATGGCGTTCAATCGCGCCGGCAAGGGGCGTATTCTCGTGGCCGGACGCGATCTCGCGGGCGTACGGTTGCGCGATTACCGGCGCAATCTCGGCGTGGTGCTGCAGGACAACTTTCTCTTTGACGGCACGATCGCCGACAACATCGCATTCGCCAAGCCTGGCGCGACGCTGGAAGACATCCGCGCCGTGGCTGTGGTGGCGCACTGCGACGAGTTTATTGATCAGTTCCCCGACAAGTTCGACACCATCGTCGGCGAACGCGGCGTGAAGTTGTCTGGCGGTCAGCGGCAGCGCATCGGTATTGCGCGCGCCATTCTTGCCGACCCCAAGATTCTCATTCTCGACGAAGCCACGTCGAGCCTCGACTCCGAGAGCGAGCAGCACATTCGCGATGGCTTGCGCACGTTGCGCCGCGGACGCACGACGTTCGTGATTGCGCACCGACTCTCCACCATCCAGAGCGCCGATCAGATTATTGTGCTCGAGCACGGCGAAATCGTGGAGCGTGGCACGCACGACCAACTGCTCGCCAACGACGGGCGATACAAACAACTCTACGACAAGCAATATCAGATTGAGCGCGACCAGTTCATCAATCCGGGCGAAGATTTTACGCCGGAGCCAGCCAAGGGGGCTGGGGGCGCGGCCGGCGGGACCAACGCGCTCTAG